From the Selenomonas timonae genome, one window contains:
- a CDS encoding FkbM family methyltransferase: MKSPADLHKLEQFFTSLHETPARHGFSAFQAQPLLLYGAGNLGKKLYACLVGNGIEPHGFIDRNAARCSTSAPVYAPDAPELAPHCKDSVVILAGLFGRMQDRAIRRSLAGIGFRHIYALHEIDWQAIKSRSFLSHMFIGSYDPINLPRDAEKIRAAYELFSTEEERDFLLAALSGYHAHDVTRFPQPLPIEGQYLAADVPEEMDYRRLIDCGAYDGDTLRSILGSGREIEAYAALEPQGDLCAGIQTYIVAQQGIHEAHILPLGASDCYEQLHFMEVSDGRSAAKADPTGTAVLPCAPLDAVLRGFAPTMIKMDIEGMEPRALRGARELVQAYHPQLAICVYHDISHLWEIPLQIRELYEGYRLYIRNYQFMGLETVVYAVP; encoded by the coding sequence ATGAAATCGCCTGCGGATCTGCATAAACTCGAACAGTTTTTTACATCCCTCCATGAGACACCCGCGCGGCATGGATTTTCTGCTTTTCAGGCACAGCCGCTGCTCCTCTACGGGGCGGGGAATCTTGGGAAGAAACTCTATGCGTGCCTTGTCGGTAACGGCATCGAGCCGCATGGCTTTATCGACCGGAATGCTGCGCGATGTAGCACGTCCGCACCGGTCTATGCACCGGATGCGCCGGAGCTGGCTCCACACTGCAAGGACAGCGTTGTAATCCTTGCGGGACTCTTTGGTCGGATGCAGGACAGAGCCATACGCCGCTCCCTTGCGGGAATCGGTTTTCGGCATATCTACGCTCTACATGAGATTGACTGGCAGGCAATCAAGAGCCGTAGCTTCCTCTCGCATATGTTTATCGGCTCGTACGACCCCATCAATCTGCCGCGCGATGCAGAGAAGATACGCGCGGCATATGAACTGTTTTCGACTGAGGAGGAGCGCGATTTCCTTCTCGCCGCATTGTCCGGCTATCACGCGCACGATGTCACGCGCTTCCCGCAGCCGCTGCCCATCGAGGGGCAGTATCTCGCGGCGGATGTGCCGGAGGAGATGGACTACCGTCGCCTGATTGACTGCGGTGCCTACGACGGCGATACCCTGCGCAGCATCCTCGGGAGCGGCAGAGAGATCGAGGCGTATGCGGCGCTCGAGCCGCAGGGGGATCTCTGCGCAGGGATTCAGACCTATATCGTCGCGCAGCAGGGAATTCACGAGGCACATATTCTGCCGCTCGGGGCATCGGATTGCTATGAGCAGCTGCATTTTATGGAGGTCTCGGACGGACGCTCTGCGGCAAAGGCAGACCCGACGGGCACGGCGGTACTCCCCTGCGCACCGCTCGACGCCGTGCTGCGTGGCTTTGCGCCGACGATGATCAAGATGGACATCGAGGGTATGGAGCCGCGTGCGCTCAGAGGGGCACGGGAGCTGGTTCAAGCATATCATCCGCAGCTCGCGATCTGCGTCTATCACGATATTTCACATCTGTGGGAGATTCCCCTGCAGATCAGGGAACTCTATGAGGGCTACCGCCTCTACATCCGCAACTATCAATTCATGGGACTGGAAACGGTCGTGTATGCCGTTCCCTGA
- a CDS encoding glycosyltransferase has product MITRLQKEDITVIHSDEKEPIVYGDVLDPYANREKSVASVAAVDDPLVSIYFQAFNHLEDYTKPAIAALLRYTSGIDYELILVDNGSTDGTFEFFQSIPHPRKRIYRITKNIGAFYAYSAAKYATQGRFLRGKYFVGLPNDILVTKNWLKNMLICMESDERIGFVVPMSDNVTNKQSVDLGYSNFADMQEKAAAFNVSDPRKWHDRLRLIPTVCVIRTSLRECYEADYAFVYDFADDDVSFTYRRLGYRIVLCGDVFVHHEGSSIGRADPKQYAMNIEKGRILFRLKYNGIDAWDDVINFEVFLQRVLFEKIAMKENVRALGIDVRCGTPLLEIRNTLRSDGFGSTRLTAYTTDPKYWQDLSSFCDDGVLCGDIDRLSDKIGNERYDYIIIGEYVDRYEDPFSVIQAAAAHLAEHGTLVFKARNYDIPYDLQAVANAMQSEPQALAQGLSGLTEKLAMLPYVMDIYPYMEEVYDLRENFFAQLRAMEEYRNNSYVREIFSEERFDALMTQYAVVLRKSV; this is encoded by the coding sequence ATGATAACAAGATTGCAGAAGGAAGATATCACGGTTATCCATTCGGATGAAAAAGAGCCGATCGTATATGGCGATGTATTGGATCCCTATGCGAACCGCGAGAAGAGTGTCGCTAGTGTTGCAGCAGTGGATGATCCTCTCGTGAGCATCTACTTTCAGGCGTTCAATCATCTGGAGGATTATACGAAGCCTGCGATTGCTGCGCTTCTGCGGTATACATCGGGGATTGACTATGAGCTGATCTTAGTGGATAATGGCTCTACAGATGGGACGTTCGAGTTCTTTCAAAGTATTCCGCATCCACGTAAACGCATTTATCGAATCACGAAGAACATCGGGGCGTTTTATGCCTACAGCGCGGCGAAGTATGCGACGCAGGGTCGCTTTCTGCGCGGAAAATATTTTGTAGGTCTGCCGAATGATATTCTTGTAACAAAGAATTGGTTGAAGAATATGCTTATCTGTATGGAGTCGGATGAGCGTATCGGATTTGTTGTGCCCATGTCGGACAATGTGACAAATAAGCAGAGTGTTGACTTGGGATATTCCAACTTTGCAGATATGCAGGAGAAAGCAGCGGCTTTTAATGTATCCGACCCGCGAAAGTGGCATGACCGCCTGCGCCTGATCCCAACTGTGTGCGTGATTCGCACCTCTCTGCGCGAATGTTACGAAGCCGACTATGCCTTTGTCTACGATTTTGCGGATGATGATGTCTCATTTACCTATCGACGGCTGGGATATCGAATTGTTCTGTGCGGTGATGTATTCGTCCATCATGAAGGAAGCAGCATTGGTAGGGCAGACCCAAAACAATATGCTATGAATATTGAGAAGGGGCGTATTCTGTTTCGATTGAAATATAATGGAATAGATGCTTGGGATGATGTTATCAACTTCGAAGTGTTTTTGCAAAGAGTCCTTTTTGAAAAAATAGCAATGAAGGAGAATGTTCGCGCTCTTGGTATTGATGTGCGCTGCGGAACACCGCTTCTCGAGATACGGAATACTTTGCGTAGTGACGGCTTTGGGAGTACGCGGTTGACGGCATATACCACCGATCCGAAGTATTGGCAAGATTTATCGTCATTTTGTGATGATGGAGTTCTCTGCGGAGATATTGACAGACTGTCTGATAAGATTGGTAATGAACGGTATGACTATATTATCATCGGAGAATATGTGGATCGCTATGAGGATCCCTTTTCCGTGATTCAGGCTGCTGCAGCGCATTTGGCAGAGCATGGCACATTGGTTTTTAAGGCACGCAATTATGACATCCCATATGATCTGCAAGCAGTTGCCAATGCCATGCAGAGTGAGCCACAGGCGCTTGCGCAGGGATTGTCAGGATTGACAGAGAAACTTGCAATGCTGCCTTATGTTATGGATATATATCCCTATATGGAAGAGGTGTATGATCTGAGAGAAAATTTCTTTGCACAGCTGAGAGCGATGGAGGAATACCGGAACAATTCCTATGTGCGTGAAATATTCTCGGAGGAGCGCTTTGACGCGCTGATGACCCAGTATGCCGTTGTATTGAGGAAGAGCGTATGA
- a CDS encoding glycosyltransferase family 2 protein, which produces MQWYEEIMEAAQEAVDYVGAVLHENGVLTVPAQQVLTDFAAAMDSVAEYLAGEEGTLIEKCRRYALNAAHSAEKALAAETSEEARSYFSYEVRPLFLDLHYQLDLEYNILRHPEREEEYLAQTLAAFEAARKRPRRTDFKYRISIIVPAYNKVEFSRCAIESLFRHTDFLRGDIELITINDGSSDETEEYFNSLPHEKKINLKHNVYNHLGWGIARHIVEGEYVVYFSNDAVATPHWLENLLAVHAAEQDVFWVVPTCNAGCIANYQGIPVDYENTFEAMGEMEQFAAHYNVSNSLLWEERAVLMPFVSVVPNLFDVPEIRADYRYVMCDFEDDDFSAMLRRSGFRQILAKDTFVHHFGGMTLNEVRTKRGKYKSIVSMRPVFRSKWTVDPWESRGHLPFLGEFLKGLHDVRSVERVLIIEPLFGEGVLAVRNHLRQRRQESIIDVIVTDVRYLVDAQHMADNVRCLSSIDCLEEELNESYDMIIVGAPLNNLDISHIIPFFQICHRHLRARGFLYATWHNFNSFTHTMESLTNELPYLARPVIISLEGQRILPTPHLVEALETQFSPSFVRVGYMRVGHIFEGLEDFAEMTGQLLHVEDDEKTRVQRLLTGDEIAVCITQQPI; this is translated from the coding sequence ATGCAGTGGTATGAAGAGATCATGGAGGCGGCGCAGGAAGCGGTCGACTATGTCGGCGCTGTCCTGCATGAAAATGGTGTGCTGACGGTACCTGCACAGCAGGTCTTGACGGATTTTGCAGCGGCAATGGATTCTGTCGCAGAGTATCTGGCGGGAGAGGAAGGCACTCTGATCGAAAAATGTCGTCGCTATGCATTGAATGCAGCGCATTCTGCCGAGAAGGCACTGGCGGCTGAAACGTCAGAAGAGGCACGGTCGTACTTCTCCTACGAAGTACGACCGCTCTTTCTCGACCTGCACTATCAGCTTGATCTGGAATATAACATACTGCGCCACCCTGAGCGAGAAGAGGAGTATCTGGCGCAGACACTTGCGGCATTTGAGGCGGCACGCAAACGCCCGCGCCGAACAGATTTCAAATATCGCATCTCGATCATCGTACCTGCCTATAACAAGGTGGAGTTTTCGCGCTGTGCCATCGAGAGCCTCTTCCGTCATACGGACTTTTTGCGCGGGGATATCGAGCTCATCACGATCAACGATGGCTCGTCTGATGAGACGGAGGAGTATTTCAACAGCCTGCCGCACGAGAAGAAGATCAATCTGAAACACAATGTCTACAATCATCTCGGCTGGGGCATTGCACGCCACATTGTCGAGGGGGAATACGTCGTCTATTTCTCGAACGATGCCGTTGCGACACCTCATTGGCTCGAGAATCTCCTTGCCGTTCATGCGGCGGAGCAGGATGTGTTCTGGGTCGTTCCGACTTGCAACGCAGGCTGTATTGCCAACTATCAGGGCATTCCTGTGGACTATGAGAATACCTTTGAGGCGATGGGGGAGATGGAGCAGTTTGCTGCGCATTACAATGTATCGAACTCTCTCCTCTGGGAGGAGAGAGCAGTTCTCATGCCATTCGTGAGCGTTGTGCCAAATCTTTTCGACGTGCCTGAGATCCGTGCGGATTATCGCTATGTTATGTGTGACTTTGAGGATGATGACTTCTCGGCAATGCTGCGTCGCTCTGGATTTCGTCAAATCCTTGCAAAGGATACCTTTGTTCATCATTTCGGCGGGATGACGTTGAACGAGGTTCGCACGAAGCGCGGCAAATATAAGAGCATCGTATCCATGCGCCCCGTCTTCCGCAGCAAATGGACGGTCGATCCGTGGGAATCGCGCGGACACTTGCCTTTTCTAGGTGAATTTCTAAAGGGTCTGCACGATGTTCGATCAGTGGAGCGCGTTCTCATCATCGAGCCGCTCTTCGGCGAGGGAGTGCTCGCCGTCCGCAATCATCTCCGTCAACGGCGGCAGGAGTCCATCATTGACGTCATCGTGACGGATGTGCGCTACCTAGTGGACGCACAGCATATGGCGGACAATGTGCGCTGCCTGTCCTCGATTGACTGTCTTGAGGAGGAGCTGAACGAGAGTTATGATATGATCATCGTTGGCGCGCCGCTGAACAACCTTGATATATCCCATATCATTCCTTTCTTTCAGATCTGTCACAGACATTTGCGCGCACGCGGCTTTCTCTATGCCACATGGCACAATTTCAACAGCTTTACGCATACGATGGAGAGTCTGACGAATGAGCTTCCATATCTCGCCCGCCCTGTGATCATCTCTCTCGAAGGACAGCGCATACTTCCGACGCCGCACCTCGTCGAAGCGTTGGAGACGCAGTTCTCTCCGTCCTTTGTACGTGTGGGATATATGAGAGTGGGGCATATCTTCGAGGGCCTAGAAGATTTTGCCGAAATGACGGGGCAGCTTCTCCACGTCGAGGATGATGAGAAAACGCGCGTTCAGCGACTTCTCACGGGAGATGAAATTGCTGTCTGCATTACGCAACAGCCTATATGA
- the ftsH gene encoding ATP-dependent zinc metalloprotease FtsH, with amino-acid sequence MNQSILRNLAFYALMFFVVWTVADYMSGSHQAPQATALGYSDFNAKVQSGEVDKVVIVQNNIRGTLTDGTEFTTIAPDAPNSDQDLYKRLSDKGINISAENPPEPPWWQTMLTSLIPIAILIGFWFFIMQQSQMGGGRMMNFGKSRVRLMVSDKKKVTFADVAGADEAKQELEEVVEFLKTPEKFNDLGARIPKGVLLFGPPGTGKTLLAKAVAGEAGVQFFTISGSDFVEMFVGVGASRVRDLFEQAKKAAPCIVFIDEIDAVGRQRGAGLGGGHDEREQTLNQLLVEMDGFASNEGIIIIAATNRPDVLDPALLRPGRFDRQIVVDKPDVRGREAILKVHTKGKPIADDVNLDVLARRTPGFTGADLSNLVNEAALLAARRDKKKIYMAEMEEAIERVLAGPERKSHVMTDEEKRLTAYHEGGHTLVGLLLEHADPVHKVTIIPRGRAGGYMLSLPKEDRSYRTRSELFDRIKVALGGRVAEEVVLGEISTGASSDIQQATQIIRSMIMQYGMSDTIGPIAYGEENHQVFLGRDFNRDRNYSEEVAGEIDREVRRYIEEAYEACRVIITENREKLDLIANALLERETLNASELEELMTKGEISDKSKDDDDTDDTGKPAMIPVDVVIDDSTQTSEEAERAAEERPAPVPSTEPKFNVTQWNK; translated from the coding sequence CGGGCGAGGTCGACAAGGTCGTCATCGTACAGAACAACATCCGCGGCACGCTGACGGACGGGACAGAGTTCACGACGATTGCGCCCGATGCACCGAACAGCGATCAGGATCTCTACAAGCGCCTTTCGGACAAGGGGATCAATATCTCAGCGGAGAATCCGCCCGAGCCGCCGTGGTGGCAGACGATGCTCACCTCACTCATCCCGATTGCGATTCTCATCGGTTTCTGGTTCTTCATTATGCAGCAGTCACAGATGGGCGGCGGCCGCATGATGAACTTCGGCAAGTCGCGCGTGCGGCTCATGGTGAGCGACAAGAAAAAGGTGACGTTTGCCGATGTCGCGGGTGCGGACGAGGCGAAGCAGGAGCTTGAGGAGGTCGTGGAATTCCTTAAGACCCCCGAAAAATTCAACGACCTCGGTGCGCGCATCCCGAAGGGCGTCCTGCTCTTCGGCCCTCCGGGCACGGGTAAGACCCTCCTCGCAAAGGCGGTTGCCGGCGAGGCGGGCGTGCAGTTCTTCACAATCAGCGGCTCCGACTTCGTCGAGATGTTCGTCGGCGTCGGTGCTTCACGCGTGCGCGATCTCTTCGAGCAGGCAAAGAAAGCCGCGCCGTGTATTGTCTTCATCGACGAGATCGACGCCGTCGGTCGTCAGCGCGGGGCAGGGCTCGGCGGTGGACATGACGAGCGCGAGCAGACGCTGAACCAGCTGCTCGTCGAGATGGATGGCTTCGCATCGAACGAGGGCATCATCATCATCGCGGCGACGAACCGCCCCGATGTGCTTGACCCCGCGCTCCTGCGCCCCGGTCGCTTCGACCGCCAGATCGTCGTGGACAAGCCCGACGTGCGCGGGCGCGAGGCGATCCTCAAGGTGCATACGAAGGGCAAGCCAATCGCGGATGATGTGAATCTGGACGTGCTTGCGCGCCGTACGCCCGGTTTTACGGGCGCGGATCTCAGCAACCTCGTGAACGAGGCGGCGCTCCTTGCTGCGCGCCGCGACAAGAAGAAGATCTACATGGCGGAGATGGAGGAGGCGATCGAGCGCGTGCTGGCAGGCCCCGAGCGCAAATCCCACGTCATGACGGACGAGGAGAAGCGACTCACGGCATACCATGAGGGCGGTCACACCCTTGTCGGTCTGCTGCTCGAGCACGCCGATCCCGTGCACAAGGTCACAATCATTCCGCGCGGGCGTGCGGGCGGCTATATGCTCTCCCTGCCGAAGGAGGATCGCTCCTACCGCACGCGTTCGGAGCTGTTCGACCGCATCAAGGTCGCGCTCGGCGGGCGTGTTGCAGAGGAGGTCGTGCTCGGTGAGATCAGTACGGGTGCATCGAGCGACATCCAGCAGGCGACGCAGATCATCCGCAGCATGATTATGCAGTACGGCATGAGCGATACCATTGGCCCCATCGCCTACGGTGAGGAGAACCATCAGGTCTTCCTCGGGCGTGACTTCAACCGCGACCGTAACTATTCCGAGGAGGTCGCGGGCGAGATCGACCGCGAGGTGCGCCGTTACATCGAAGAGGCGTACGAAGCGTGCCGCGTCATCATCACGGAGAACCGCGAGAAGCTCGATTTGATTGCGAACGCACTGCTCGAGCGTGAGACGTTGAATGCAAGCGAGCTCGAGGAGCTGATGACGAAGGGGGAGATCAGCGATAAGAGCAAGGATGACGACGATACGGATGATACCGGCAAACCTGCGATGATTCCCGTTGATGTCGTGATCGACGACTCTACGCAGACGAGCGAGGAAGCAGAGCGCGCCGCCGAGGAGCGTCCTGCGCCCGTTCCGAGCACAGAGCCGAAATTCAATGTGACGCAGTGGAATAAATAG